The Cytophagales bacterium DNA segment CAACCCACATTGATGGTCTTTTCTGGGGTCTTTGTGGCCTTTGCCGGAGGGTTCATTTTCATCTGGTTGTATGGTCAGGATTGGTTCCTCAATTTTTCACTCTTTGGTGCAGACATGCGGGACCTCTTCCAGGTACACACCATCAATCTAAGTGTAGCCGTTTGGGTAGGATTCATTGCCCTGTTTGGTGTTGCCACTGATGATGGCGTGATCATGGGTACTTATCTGAAGCAACACCTGGTGCGTGAAAAACCTAACTCCATTGAGGGAGTAAGAGCAGCCGTGTTGCATGCCGGGCAACAACGGGTCCGGCCTGCTATGATGACTGCAGCTACCACGGTAATTGCCTTGCTGCCGGTCCTGACTTCTACAGGTAAGGGATCTGATATCATGGTGCCCATGGCAATCCCTACGTTCGGGGGTATGATCATCCAGGTGATCACCATGTTCGTGGTGCCGGTCTTGTACTGCATGTGGCAGGAACGTCAACTAAAATCAAATCCAGAGTCATGAGAAAAGTAGTCATAGTATTCATCATCATGATGCCTCTTCTGGCGGTCTGTCAGGTTGAGCCCTATCTGACCCTTGCGGCTGAGAATAATCCGGGATTGAAAGCGAAATTCAATGAGTATCTCGCAACAATGGAGCGAATTCCACAGGCACAAACCTTACCTGATCCGCAGGTTACTTTCGGGTTATTTGTCCAGCCTGTGGAAACAAGGGTTGGTCCTCAACGAGCTAGTCTGGCCGTCAGTCAGGCGTTTCCCTGGTTTGGGACTTTGAAAGCTCAGGGCGCAGTGGCCACACAAATGGCCGATGCCAAGCTTAAGCTATTTGAGGATGCGAAATTGCAGCTATTCAGTGAAGTACGGATGGCCTACGATCAACTGTACTTACTGGATCGATCTATTGCGCTCACGAACGAGAATCTGGATCTGTTAAGTTCTTTCAAGGAACTGGCCAGGGTGAATTTCGAGAGTGGAAAAACCGGATTTGTCAATGTGCTTCGGGTAGAGATGGAGGAAAAAGAACTCCAGACTCAGCTTGCCTATTGGGAAGACAGTCGGACCACCGCCAAGGTTGCGTTTGAGAAGTTGCTGAATGCTCCTGTGGAGGCGATTCAATTTGGCGATTCCCTTGAGATCATCGAATTGACCTTAGATAAGCAAGTGCTCTACGATAGCATCATCATTGCAAATCCTAAACTTCAGAGTATTCGATCCATGGTCCGGTCGAAAGAAGAACTCTTGAAAGTGACGGAACTGAATGGTAAGCCGTCCTTTACCCTTGGAGCCAGCTATGTCAATATCAGTGAACGTTCAGGGGTGGAACTTCCCGACAATGGTCAAGACGCGGTTGTATTTCCTCAGGTGGGTTTGAAAATTCCGATCTATCGAAAGAAATACAAAGCGCAGGAAACTCAGGTCACTCTTGAAAAGGAAGGGCTTGAATACCAAATCGAGGAGCAGAATAATCGGTTAGTCACTGCCCTGGAAGGGTTCATTCGTGATCACCTGGATGCAAAGCGCCGGGTAGTGCTTTATGAGAACCTCCACGACCTGGCTGGTCGCTCCTTGTCACTGTTGCAAACAGAGTTCACGACGGGAACAGCAGACTTTGAGG contains these protein-coding regions:
- a CDS encoding TolC family protein, whose product is MRKVVIVFIIMMPLLAVCQVEPYLTLAAENNPGLKAKFNEYLATMERIPQAQTLPDPQVTFGLFVQPVETRVGPQRASLAVSQAFPWFGTLKAQGAVATQMADAKLKLFEDAKLQLFSEVRMAYDQLYLLDRSIALTNENLDLLSSFKELARVNFESGKTGFVNVLRVEMEEKELQTQLAYWEDSRTTAKVAFEKLLNAPVEAIQFGDSLEIIELTLDKQVLYDSIIIANPKLQSIRSMVRSKEELLKVTELNGKPSFTLGASYVNISERSGVELPDNGQDAVVFPQVGLKIPIYRKKYKAQETQVTLEKEGLEYQIEEQNNRLVTALEGFIRDHLDAKRRVVLYENLHDLAGRSLSLLQTEFTTGTADFEEVLRMERKLLTYQLEIERARVETNRAIYQINYIIGK